In the genome of Haliaeetus albicilla chromosome W, bHalAlb1.1, whole genome shotgun sequence, the window AGGCACAAAGCCATTTTCAGTTGTATTCAGATCTGTATGCAGCAAGTCGTTTGCAGTTAGGAGAAGCATCATCATGTTTTCTGCCATTTGGTACAGGGAGCCAGAATCTTTCATTCGTTTATCTTTTGTACAAGTCTTTGTCACATTAACAAGCAGTACTGGTCCCTAGTGTGTCTTCTGTGAAGGAATACTAGCTGTTTCTAGGAGCAAGAGTATAGCTGTTCCCATTTTCAGTTTGACATTGAATATTTATTAACCGCATATCACAAATGCCAGTTTCTTTTTTGATTGGCAGGAGTATTAACAGTTTGCTTTACTTGCTAAAAGAAATCAGTATGGGATCTGGAAGTGAAAAGCAATAGAGATCCTTGCTTCAGTCAGGTGAAATACTTTCAGGAGAGTTCAGAGAAGCATTAAGGTGATTGTTCAAGGCTGAATAGGATTTAATTTGGAATTATGTCACCTAAGCTCAAGAAAGACAATGAGGTATGTATTTTAGTTTGTCTAAGACAGGGAGACTAGATCTGGTGATCTGGGTGGTCTTTACCAGGCTTACTTCCTCTTTTTCCAGTGTTCCCAATAATCCACTGTAAAAACTGGAAGTTGAGATTTTTCACAAGTGTGCCCTTTCTTTTATTCTAGCAACTGTGTCTTTCAGAAGCCTTGCCTAGAAGAAGTCCTTCCGATTAACAACTCACACTGAGTTTAGGAGAGAAGATATTACAGGATGCAGACGAGAGCTGCTTAGGAGATTGGTAAACATAAATTCATGGGAGTTAGGAAATAAAGGGTGTATCCATATATTAATATGCCGATTTTAACTGGTCCTGCCACGGTTTACGTTCGCTGTTTTTGAGTAGGcgttaaaatgttttctgtcacCATCGGACCTGCTATAGTTAGTGGAGAAGCGAGTTTCTGGAGTAGTCATATGCGCCCACACTGTGCGCGCTCCACCAAGGCAGCGAGTGGTGACAAGAGTTGCTGCAGAGTGAGGAAACAGACCCATGATTTTACAGGGCCTCAGTGTTTGGGTTTGAGCTTGGCTGTCTTCGCTCTTTCTGACTTACACTCATGCATCATCAGGGTCTGTAAATCTGATTTCATGTTTCTTAAACTGTTTGCAATCATAGTCTCCTTTGAGCTCATCTGTCACCATGCAGCATCCTTCACCTTTGCTTTTAATCCTTCACCTTTTAATTGCTGTCTGTGGGTGCTTACTGTAGTGATTCACAGTTTCTCCAGGAACTAGGTGTGAGAACTATCAGTATTAGTGAGCAGTTCCCAGCATTACAGGAGTTTCGTATTTCCTTGTGAGAGGCCCCTCTTCCCCTCTGTGAACTTTCCCTTGAACTCCTTGGAAGATTATGAACAAAAGCTGGAGAAATGCCAGAATATGCTAGCTCATAAACAGTGAGAAGATTTGCAGTCAGTGTCAAAATGGACTGAAAGTAtctaaatagaaaaaataaattaatagattaattgcatgtttttaaatgaacaggTTCCTAATAGCtcacaaataattaatttaaaatgtgtggTGCCAAGAATGTAATGGTCTCAAAAATCAGTtgcagaataataatttttattactacttGAATTTTAATCAATCCATCAAGTGCAATCACATTCATGTGCTTTACGTGATTATAGCCTGGCATCCCCAACTGCTAGATGCTTATTATTGTATAACTTACTTTTCCAGTTTATAAATGTGAATTCAATATCTGTTTTTTACACAATCTAGATACCGTGGAGAAGGGATAATTAAGGAAGTCCCTAgtaaaattattccttttatgTATCTTCCTGAATATCGAAACAAATGGGACAAAGCTTTACAATCTTACAAGCTGTTAGAAAGGATTGACCAGGTAATGCAATAATTTAAtgcaaagattttattttaactctttCTGCATGAATTATGGTGACTAAAAAGACCTCTACCTGGATGAAGAAAGCTCTCTGCAAAATACGTTCTGGGTCAGTAAAAACTTCTAAGCCTGCTGCTTATGTGAAATGGGTATGAAACGTGTCCTTCCCCTTAGGAGTTAAATATTGAGGGTAATTTAAAAGTTAGggtaaatttaaatatttattatgaaATAAATGTCCTCAAACATGCCAAGAATTCAGTCCACGGAAAACAACAGAAGTCTCCATCAAGAGTAGGGTGAGACACAATGACAACAAAATGTAGGGAAAGCTCCCCTCTCAGTAAGCATAGTTTACACAcgttaaaaaaaatcaccaaagtTAAAGGCAGCATGGAAATTGAATTGATGCTGTACTAGTGCTGTGAAATCCTGTATGTTCTGAATTCCAGTTGCTTGGGGCTTTGTCTCAGGCACTCTGGAAACCCAGAACTCCAAATTCCCATGAAGAGTATCATCCTGTGTTAGCCGGCTTTGATCTAACCACTtgagagagatggagggaggtCTCAGAACATATTACATGGGTATGAATGACTCAAGTGTGTGAAAGTACTCCCTAAACcaaggggtgggggtgggaaggggagaaatcctcccttttttgttttacctGAACCTCTCTCTCATTTTCCTCTGCCTGGATCTGCTAGAGTTGGTCAGATGTTAGTAGTAGTGGTACATCCAACCACATCTTCTTAGCTTTTTTTGGAACTGATTTAGTTTAACAGATTATACATCTTTGTCCTAGAATACAATGTGCAATCTAGCATgtgtattttaatgcaaataggCATTCTAGCTCCACCAAATGTGGATACTAAACGTGCACATTTTGAGTTCTTCCACACAGAAACTATACTCCTGCCTCAAATCTAGGGCACAAGGCATGGCAGTGAATCCCTACCCTGTGTTACTGGAAGATCCCCTTCATGGCTCTCATGTTAGTTCAGCACTAACTAGGTTACAAGAACTGTTGTCTTTTGCTAACAAATAGGAATCCATTTTTTGCCACACACTCATTATTCAACATGTAATGCTGCTTTGCCAAGTAAATAAAACTTAGCTTCTGACATACTAATTCAAAAAATTACCTTTACTTACTTGTAGGACACTGGTATATACCACAGTGTAACACACAGTTATGGTATGGGACTGATATCATCAAGAGATTTTGTTGACCTGCTGCATGTTAAACCATACCCTGGTGATATCCTTACAACTAACTGTAAGTTGCATGTAACTACTTAACGCTTTTGTATTTTGGCTGCGTTCTGGAAATCCTAAGGTGAATGGCTGTAGTAAGTTCTACAGCCTAATCATAGTATCATGTACCTTGCTCATGTGTGGTCTTACTGATTTTAACAGTCCCCTCCTGTTTATCCCCAAAAcaaagttgttgggtttttttagtactGAAACTATAAAAATTGAtctttgaagaaaatactgtttattcTCCTATTATGCCTCTctttgaaaaattgaaaaaaatgtagtagTAGTATGAGGAAGCTAGAATTTATTATTTCACTATATAAATTCAGTGTTTATTTAATAACACTTTTCTGTACTTGGATGGCTTCCTGACCAGATGCTACTTGCCTAATATGCTATTCTCTGAGTGAATTGCTAATTTGCCCCATATTTGATTCTCCTCGAGTTTGGCTCTGTAAACTTatacaaaatgtaaaatgattAATATTACAACTATATGGCCAACCAGGAAAATCTCTCACTGCTGCTCCATTTCCGTGCtaatctttttcctttgtgtggATCTTAGTACATGGCcgaaaacaacatttttcatCTTGGAACTTTACTGACCTATCGGTATTTTTCAAGCCATATTCTTAGAATACTTTATTATGCAAAAGTAATGGATAACTAAACAAAAGAACCCCTCCTAACTACTATTGTGCATGTGTGCAGCAATTTCCTCATCTCTGCAATTCCATTTACTAATTAATGGCATCTGCTGACAAACTAACTTCTTTGTCCAGAACTAAGCCACACCTCAACACTTAGGTATATGTAATCACATCTCAAGGATAATACTTTTGGGTATGTCTTCCCAAACACCTATAGAAATTTTTACATGTATTGAATTACTTGCACAAATATTTAATGTCCTTTAGGTGTTTCACGTACAGAATGGAATTGCTAAACACAGCAGCAACTGTATTGCGAGATCTTGTACTATCCTATAGTAGTTGGaggagtttgtttttaaaaagtatttttgagtTGTATGATTGACatatataaacaaaattaatttgattttgctttttctgtgtgcatGGTGACTTACAGCTGTCAGCGTGGAATACTCCAGCTGCCCTCCAACTCCCTCTTGTGTTCGAGGCTATAACAATCCCTGTGGATATGTGTGTTCACCTTTGCCCGAGTAAGTATTTCTAGCCCTCTTATAGCATCTTTGGTTACTTGGTTGTCTTCTCTATGCAAAGCTTAAAACTTACTGAAccacacagcttttttttaacattttatttaggcCGTTTTATTCTGGGGGAACTTTTGAGTTTTGTGCAGATCGGTTTTGTGACTCAGACTATCTTTTGAAACAATTGAAACTTCCACTTTTCTGTATTAGTAATTTCAACAGAGATGGACTATGAATTGTAAACATTCGTACATCTCACTAAGTTTCATAGCAAGAGTAACAAGTGTTAACTGAAGGATTTTGCTCCTTTCATCACAGGAATCCAGAGCATTCTAAGCTAGTTGTATTTATTCAGCCAGAACTAGGAGGAATGCTTCCGAGTTCTGTAGTGGAGACAGTATTACCTACTACTCTCATAAACTTAATCACTGAAACAAGAGCTGGACTGAAAGGCTTGAAAGACCATGATTAAACGTAAGTGGAAAATAATAAGAACTTAAGTCACATGCATCTTTTACTTGGATTCATTTTTAAAGTAGATGgagaagtttattttaattgtggTTTATGTGGAAATACATAAAGCTTAACTGTTAAAATGGTGAATGCTGGTTTTCTCTGTTATTGGGAATGATGCAAGAATTTACATTGAAGTGCCATCAAAGAACAGGATGTCACTTTCAATGTAATCAGGTGatgttttgtaatatttttgcaCTTTATATGCAGagaatatatacacacacacatgcaagaGTCTGGTGATATAAATTATAACAATGTTAAAATACAGTAGTCAAATATTTTGCCATAGCTTTAAACACATTTTGATAAAGTCTTACCTCAATTATGTACTCTTGACTGAAACAAGCAAACATCTCGTGTGCTAGAgactttaaacatttttattaactgTAAGTGTGCAAGTGTAATGAGCAACTATTTCACTGTTTTGGAATTAAATATGTCAAGAAAAGCCTGATGAATTTGTATATAGCATCTCATTAAAAGCTGCTCTTTATACACAGAGTTGTTTGTCATTTGCTGAATCCTGAGTACAAAACCTAAACAATTTTATATGCTGACTAATTTCCAGGAACAAGCTGGTGATACAATTCATTTGGAAGTAATGTTTCCCATTACCCCTTAGTATTTCTAGTACATCCAGTTACGAGTTAACTGCTGGAAATAGTGATAGCCATGTGAATAGTAATTTCCATCACAAATCAGAGAAACAGTGGTGCAAATTATAGAACAGTGTGAATATTGCTTTCATCTTCTCTGCTCAATCCCCTCCCAAGTAACTGCATACATAGTATAACTCAATGAAAATTAGAGTAAACACTCCTTTCCCCCAGTCAACGTGTTAAGGTATTAATAGTGAATACTGAAAGATGTTTGCATACTATATTTTTAGGACAACTAAAGATTCATCAGATAAATGTCAAtttataagaaagaaaaataaggcagACTAATGACTAATTAAACAGTCACCAGCAAGTTTTATGTCAGAAGttgtcaaaatatatttttaatattcacaCCTTTACAATTTATAGTAAACTTTTCATAACTAAAGTGCCTTCAAGTGCTGATTCTTATAGTGTCACtattatgaaaaatgtttcactgtggtttaaaatattttagcaaactGTTAGACTGTGATAAACATGGTGCCATATTCCTTCTTCCTTTACTTGTTTTAGGTTTTTCAGGGGGTTTATCCCTAGAAGTTTTGGACACAGGTTCCTGCCTCTTCCATTCAGCTAGTAGTTCTTTTTGCACATCTGCAGGTAGTTCATAAAAAGTCTTTGTGTCAACGTTAGGAGGAAATACAGTTCCTGCTTGCCTACTATAGGTTTTATGCATAGAAGTTGTTTGAAAGGCCTGCTTATCTTTATCCAAGACAGGGACACGCAGAATAGTTTGGCTGGCTCCAGCTTCCAGAGATGACAGATCTTTCCCTCTGAAGTTCAGAGAGTCAGTAGATTGTTTTTCCATACTGCTGCTTGTCAGTGCACTTCTGGGACACTCAGAAGAACAACTGGCCTTGGAGCTGTGTGCCAGAACAGTTACAGATTCATGAGCTGACGTGAGATGTATACTGCACCCTGTAGCGTGTGTATCACTGTTTAGTCCCTTAGAATTTGCGGAAGTGCTGTGCACCTCTTCTGCAAAATATACTGATGGCTGACCTGAAACATCCTCAGTAGGGATTGCTTCTggtttttcagaaataatttctttttgaatatctTCTGGAAGTTCCCTAAAGACTTCCTGGTCAATGTCACCAGGAGACAAATAAAATGGGAAGTCAGGAATTCCTGctttttttatgttgcttttcttttcctctgaaagtTTCCTAGTTTTTGTAGTTCCAGTTCTGTTGCAGTTCTGGTTCCAAGAAGCACTTCCCTCACCTTGTGAGACACCTTCCACTTCCTGTGgcaaaaaaaagtacataaaagCATAAGTATGTTCTGTGTAATCGACCAGTGACAAAGCACTGTTTTACTAACAGCAAGTTCTTCAAATTATTCCTTAAcagagagtaattttttttcccttacaatcagtagtgtttttttaaatattattttcaagCACAGACCTTGAAAAGTACATACATGTAGGaatgcttttcttatttaaaagcagcaaatacCTTGAAGTTACACTTTACTGCTTTAAAACTCTGGAGCTTTAGAACACACATTATGGTGTTATCCATCATAGTCCTGAGCAGTTGAGAAATAGACAAGTTTATCAATATGCAAAATTGCTATGTCAATACAGAAACAGTTACACAACACAATTTTGAAGTTACTAAGTTTCCGTATTATGTACTGAAAGCATCTGGTGGAAATACTTAGCAGTGTTTTCACAGACAGCTCCTACACTGTCTAGCATATGGAGCTGGGAGGTAGGAGGTTTGTTCCAATTCTGAGCAGGAATTAGAAGCTCACTAGATCTGAAGCTAGTGGTCAATACAGAATTGAATCTTTGATTAATTTCTAGTCTGAACAGGGAGACTTGAGAATGCATAGGAAGGTAAATAATCACTGTGAAAGTATCTTAATAAAAGCAACAAGGTAAATGAT includes:
- the STARD6 gene encoding stAR-related lipid transfer protein 6, coding for MDYKKIADEVSEKILSYSQDTSGWRVIKISKNVTVSSKPSKEYAGNIYRGEGIIKEVPSKIIPFMYLPEYRNKWDKALQSYKLLERIDQDTGIYHSVTHSYGMGLISSRDFVDLLHVKPYPGDILTTNSVSVEYSSCPPTPSCVRGYNNPCGYVCSPLPENPEHSKLVVFIQPELGGMLPSSVVETVLPTTLINLITETRAGLKGLKDHD